One region of Triticum aestivum cultivar Chinese Spring chromosome 6B, IWGSC CS RefSeq v2.1, whole genome shotgun sequence genomic DNA includes:
- the LOC123134843 gene encoding uncharacterized protein — protein MGMAAALWDALSKAANLAQMSGLHAVMLVAVVASLLRVPQSKRECAKLERCSRRLCVLLQWPTGCGAVLLQSEMGGPAVKALVDAAGLVDDYKKSTLWRRVRWGRSMATRFRDMQDAVDSYYGILIFINANVLLQRATRHLPGTIHGVDDPPQSQSLQAVSNCSKVTATCHTQMTNNDTGEEGASKIGSERDNTNPTGCERSLPAIVISHA, from the exons ATGGGGATGGCGGCGGCGCTGTGGGACGCCCTATCGAAGGCTGCCAACCTGGCGCAGATGTCTGGCCTGCACGCCGTCATGCTGGTAGCCGTGGTGGCGAGCCTGCTACGCGTCCCGCAGAGCAAGCGGGAGTGCGCCAAGCTCGAGCGGTGCAGCCGAAGGCTCTGTGTGCTGCTGCAGTGGCCGACGGGCTGCGGGGCTGTGCTGCTGCAATCGGAGATGGGAGGCCCCGCTGTAAAAGCACTGGTCGACGCGGCCGGCCTCGTCGACGACTACAAGAAGAGCACGCTGTGGCGCCGCGTCCGGTGGGGCAGGAGCATGGCGACCCGGTTTCGTGACATGCAGGACGCCGTCGACTCCTACTACGGCATCCTGATCTTCATCAACGCCAATGTTCTGTTACAACGGGCGACTCGTCATCTCCCGGGCAC GATTCATGGGGTGGATGATCCACCGCAAAGTCAAAGCCTACAAGCAGTCAGCAATTGCTCCAAAGTTACAGCAACTTGTCACACTCAAATGACCAACAACGATACTGGCGAGGAAGGAGCCAGCAAAATAGGAAGCGAAAGAGACAACACCAACCCGACTGGGTGTGAAAGAAGCTTGCCTGCTATAGTGATTTCCCATGCATAA